The genomic segment gcactttttatttattttcaagtttttgaatgttatggtattgtcgaatgttattttttctatttttgaattattatttactaaattagatgtttaaatttatattataagaatactTTATATTACAATGCGCATATAGTAATATATTTAAGAaagattaaaataaaatatatattaagttTGTATTTCATAtcgacatttttataaaattgactaaataatttattattttttgaagattcccgttcaacgaacgggtacaaaactagtttttTTCTAAACTTAAAATCTGAGCTATCCTACATGTAAACGTTTCTAGAAAGCCATCAAACGTTTCTAGAAAGCCATCAGTTCAGTAACCGTTCCAGTCCGTTATTGTCTCCAACCTATAATTCATCATCCACAATCTCCTTACATTATCCTAAACTTCTCGAGAAAGAAAGAAGTTATATGCACCTACTCACCAAATTAATCACTGCGCCTTATTTATCCTCCTTTAACctaaattttgcaaaataaaattagtCAATGAAgatcaaccaaaaaaaataattcaaacatgaataAACCAGTATGGAGATGAAAACATCCTCCGACTTCTTTAGTCTTAATCTAGCATTATTTCCTTTATCAAAACAAGGAAACTAAAAAAGTACTCTTGATCTCTACCATGTcaacagaaaacaaaaaaaaaggtaaattaaataggtaatcttatttTATGTTGACAGAATTCGACAAATTCAAAACAACAGCATCTTAGACACATATTTCTGTCCGATATAAGTATTTATTCTAGTTTAAAATTCTTAACTTCTGCTGTGGATGCAATAATTTGAAACCTTCAAACACCCATTGcaacaaattaacaaaaaaaaaaaaaaagtacgaACTTCTGTTGCGATGATAATCGATAATCAAACCGTACATCCGCCATCAACCACCAGATTATGCCCTGTGATAAATGCAGAATCATCAGAGGCAAGGAATAAAGCAGCATCAGCAATATGATTAACTTTCAATATAGTTCCTTTTAAGCAAGAAAGAGGCTGATGAAACTTCTCAAATTCCTCAGCATCCATCTGAAACGAGCTGCACGTTAGCGGTGTAGCAACAGCAAATGGTGAAACAGTGTTGACCCTAATCCCATGTGGCCCCAGCTGCTTGCTAGCACATctcatcagccccaaaataGCATGTTTTGACATGTAATAATCAGTCCAACTCTCTCCACCCGTGGTGGCTGCTAAACTCGCCGTGCACACTATGCTACCCTTTACTCCCCTTTCCACCATCGCTTTCGCTGCGTGTTTTACACATGCCGCCGTGCCTCGTACGTTGATGGCCATGATTCGATCAAGTCCTGCAAAGTCAAGATCTATCACCAATTGTTTTGACTTGCTAAATACTCCTGCGTTGCTGAACATGATATCTAGTTGGCCATAGGTATGGATGGTTGAATCGACCAGTTTCTTGACCTGCTCTTCATCAGCTACATCGCAATGGACATAGCTGCAGGTTTCTGAGCCAATTGATTCGGCCACGGTTTGGCCCTCTTCATCTTGGATGTCAGCGATCACAACTCTGGCACCATGGTTGGCAAAAAGTCGAGCAGTTGCCTCGCCTATGCCACGGGCACCACCTGTTATGATGGCAACTTTGCCTTCCAACTTTTTGGTGATATTGGGAGGTGGTTGTGCCATCGCtctttgagataatttttttatctcaaGAAGCTAGTCCTTCTTTAGGAGAAATTATTGTTGTTCCATGCGTCGACAACTCGGAGGATTGCTGCTTTATAATACCCCCAAGTACAGTAGGTTCCGCCCTTTGCCTAATCATGTGCCCACTGCCCATCCCATGTGCTGGAGAATTTTTTAATCAACAATTGGGACTTGGAGTGCAAAGTACTACTGTATTGCAAACGAGTGCGTcgaattttgatctaattaagTTGAATCTTGACTAAGCTTAAATTCGGCTTTTTATTcgaattcaaaaaaataaaaataattattttattttttaaaaaataaataaaataatattttttaataaataataaaatattaataatatatatgaatttttttttggataaatgaCTTGGAGTTATTAATTACCATCTAGAAGACGTCAAAGATTtatattattacttttttttaattttgtttttggaaaACCCAAGATTCCAAATGCCTTTTGCTTCCAAATGAGTTGGCAAACAGTACGGACCACCAAGTCAATAATTGAGATTGAGTATGCTGAGAAATGTATCCATTTGCTTTATTTTCATACCTTTTAGGTGTCACTCTATTTTTTGAAGGCTGGTAACTCTACTTCTAACTTACATGCATAAATTAATCAGTCAGTCAAAAACTAGGTGCATTTTTTCTGACAATTCAGATGCCATAGAAGTCCAAAACTGGCAAGGAATTGACAAATGATCTTTCTTCGTATTGTGAGAGTTTCAAAGGGCAATTACATCAAATCGAATCTTTATGTGGATCTCGGTCATCTTATGCTTCTTGTGAACACGACAATGGTGGAATTTTGTGCCTCTTGCGGAGGAAAGCCATCTAAGGGATAATTAAAGGCCTAGCCATCTAAGGGATAATTAAGTTGacaacaaaggaaaaaaaaaagtccattTTGGATGAATCTTTAAGCCATGATTAATATCTCCGTGTTTTAAGTTTCAACCTTCAAGTCTGACTTGGCCCCATCTGGACGGAGTCCCATACAACAACAACAGAGATTGACAATCGATTCTGCTTCGGTTGTAACAATGCAAACACACTTACAAGTATATTTCGAGAGGCCAAATCTGTTTATCAAATTTCATGTGATTTGATATCTTTGTTGCCACAGAATGACACGAAGTGTAAGGCAGCCTAGGAGAAAAGAGTCGTCTTACGATCGATGCCAAGTTATTTCCTAGGCTAGTTATATACTACAGTGGAAAACACTTGATCTGAACAAAGTTCATCCATTCAATTAATACATCATGCAACCATTTTAGATGATGAATCCTATGAAATGATTACTAGAACTAGAATGATCATAGAACCCTCGTAGATTCAGAGTGCCAAATAGAACCTTGCTTTTGGCATTCTTcacaattttttccttttctttttttttttgttatatttggtaACTATCTACAATTTTTGTGTActtttttggaagaaaagataTATCATGTGACGATG from the Coffea eugenioides isolate CCC68of unplaced genomic scaffold, Ceug_1.0 ScVebR1_55;HRSCAF=288, whole genome shotgun sequence genome contains:
- the LOC113758542 gene encoding (-)-isopiperitenol/(-)-carveol dehydrogenase, mitochondrial-like, whose translation is MAQPPPNITKKLEGKVAIITGGARGIGEATARLFANHGARVVIADIQDEEGQTVAESIGSETCSYVHCDVADEEQVKKLVDSTIHTYGQLDIMFSNAGVFSKSKQLVIDLDFAGLDRIMAINVRGTAACVKHAAKAMVERGVKGSIVCTASLAATTGGESWTDYYMSKHAILGLMRCASKQLGPHGIRVNTVSPFAVATPLTCSSFQMDAEEFEKFHQPLSCLKGTILKVNHIADAALFLASDDSAFITGHNLVVDGGCTV